A genomic segment from Stenotrophomonas maltophilia encodes:
- a CDS encoding phosphopantetheine-binding protein, with the protein MAATGEMLDLERMRADVARVLECTPAEIGDDDNLIDLDLDSMRMLGLVLAWGNTGLPLEFSQLAEHTTLRQWWGVVQTLQAAQNA; encoded by the coding sequence ATGGCTGCCACGGGTGAGATGCTGGATCTGGAGCGGATGCGTGCCGACGTGGCGCGCGTTCTGGAATGTACGCCGGCCGAGATCGGTGACGACGACAACCTGATCGATCTGGACCTGGATTCGATGCGCATGCTCGGCCTGGTCCTGGCCTGGGGCAACACCGGCCTGCCGCTGGAGTTCTCGCAGCTGGCCGAACACACCACGCTGCGCCAGTGGTGGGGTGTGGTGCAGACGCTGCAGGCCGCGCAGAACGCATGA
- a CDS encoding isochorismatase family protein → MALPRITDYPLPTAAELPQARGPWRPKRDRVALLVHDMQRYFLAAFDAGSAPLRPAVDNIVRLLAHCRAHGIPVFYTAQHGDQDRRDRGLQADLWGPGMRRSADHEPIIEALAPQPGEHVLVKHRYSAFQRSNLETLMRVRGRDQLLVTGVYAHIGCTATVVEAFQRDIEAFIAADAVADFSRADHDQALHWIARTSGVPMTTDQLLEVL, encoded by the coding sequence ATGGCGCTGCCCCGTATCACCGATTACCCCTTGCCGACTGCCGCAGAGCTGCCACAGGCGCGCGGCCCGTGGCGCCCGAAGCGTGATCGCGTTGCGCTGCTGGTACACGACATGCAGCGCTACTTTCTGGCTGCCTTCGATGCAGGCAGCGCACCGCTGCGGCCGGCAGTGGACAATATCGTGCGCCTGCTGGCGCACTGCCGCGCGCACGGCATTCCGGTGTTCTACACCGCCCAGCACGGTGACCAGGACCGTCGCGACCGTGGCCTTCAGGCCGACCTGTGGGGGCCGGGCATGCGCCGCAGCGCCGACCATGAACCGATCATCGAGGCACTGGCACCGCAGCCGGGCGAGCACGTGCTGGTGAAGCATCGCTACAGCGCATTCCAGCGCAGCAACCTGGAAACGCTGATGCGGGTGCGTGGGCGCGACCAGTTGCTGGTGACCGGCGTTTACGCCCATATCGGCTGCACCGCGACCGTGGTCGAGGCGTTCCAGCGTGATATCGAGGCGTTCATCGCCGCCGATGCGGTGGCGGATTTCTCGCGCGCCGACCACGATCAGGCGCTGCACTGGATCGCGCGCACCTCCGGTGTGCCGATGACCACCGATCAGCTGCTGGAGGTGCTGTGA
- a CDS encoding (2,3-dihydroxybenzoyl)adenylate synthase encodes MSASADSSRLPLQQVWPDALMARYREAGHWRGETFPAFLRERAERFADDIAVVAGDVRLSYAQLWHEAGRIGAGLLALGLQPGERVLVQLGNTAGFISTVCGLFRAGLVPVYALPAHRITELVHFASKAEASAYITTALHDGFDHRGLARALQAEVPAVRHVVIDGDAVEFVALEALQGDRSQLPADPDPQSVAFLQISGGSTGLSKLIPRTHDDYIYSFRASNDLCGIDRDSVYLVALPAAHNFPMSSPGFFGALYAGARVVLSPGPGPDAAFPLIAREKVTCCGLVPPLALLWAQAAATSKHDLSSLQVLQVGGAKLVPEAARRVIDGLGCTLQQVFGMAEGLVNYTRLDDPEELIVACQGRPISPDDEVRVVDDNDQPVAEGEVGHLLTRGPYTIRGYHNDAVANARSFTDDGFYRTGDRVQQLPGGYLVVQGRAGDHINRAGEKISAEEIEDHLLAHPGVFDAAVVSIPDEYLGERSCAFVIAQGEPFKAPALKSWMRGRGLAAFKVPDQVVFVDSFDTTAVGKISRRELRAQLRARHLQQTGGTR; translated from the coding sequence ATGAGTGCTTCCGCTGATTCCTCCCGCCTGCCACTGCAGCAGGTGTGGCCCGACGCGCTGATGGCGCGCTATCGCGAGGCCGGTCATTGGCGTGGCGAGACCTTCCCGGCGTTCCTGCGCGAACGGGCGGAACGATTCGCCGATGACATCGCAGTGGTTGCCGGCGACGTGCGCCTGAGCTATGCGCAGCTGTGGCACGAGGCCGGGCGGATCGGTGCCGGCCTGCTGGCGCTCGGCCTGCAGCCCGGAGAGCGGGTGCTGGTGCAGCTGGGCAACACGGCAGGCTTCATCAGCACGGTCTGTGGACTGTTCCGCGCCGGGCTGGTGCCGGTGTACGCGTTGCCGGCGCACCGCATCACCGAGCTGGTGCACTTCGCCAGCAAGGCCGAAGCCAGTGCCTACATCACCACCGCACTGCACGATGGCTTCGATCATCGCGGGCTGGCACGGGCGCTGCAGGCCGAGGTGCCGGCGGTTCGCCATGTGGTGATCGACGGCGATGCGGTGGAGTTCGTCGCGCTGGAGGCACTGCAGGGCGATCGCAGCCAGTTGCCGGCCGATCCGGACCCGCAGTCGGTGGCGTTCCTGCAGATTTCCGGAGGCAGCACCGGGCTGTCCAAGCTGATTCCACGTACCCACGACGACTACATCTACTCGTTCCGCGCGAGCAATGACCTCTGCGGCATCGACCGCGACAGCGTCTATCTGGTCGCCCTGCCGGCCGCGCACAATTTCCCGATGAGTTCGCCGGGCTTCTTCGGCGCACTGTATGCCGGCGCCCGCGTGGTGCTCAGCCCTGGCCCCGGTCCGGATGCGGCCTTCCCGCTGATCGCCCGCGAGAAGGTGACCTGCTGCGGACTGGTGCCGCCGCTGGCGCTGCTTTGGGCGCAGGCGGCCGCCACCAGCAAGCATGACTTGTCCAGCCTCCAGGTACTGCAGGTGGGCGGTGCCAAACTGGTGCCGGAAGCGGCACGACGGGTGATCGACGGCCTGGGCTGCACGCTGCAGCAGGTGTTCGGCATGGCCGAAGGCCTGGTCAACTACACGCGGCTGGATGATCCGGAGGAACTGATCGTGGCCTGCCAGGGCCGGCCGATCAGTCCGGACGACGAGGTGCGCGTGGTCGATGACAATGACCAGCCGGTGGCCGAAGGCGAGGTGGGGCATCTGCTCACCCGTGGCCCATACACCATCCGTGGCTACCACAACGACGCGGTGGCCAATGCGCGCTCGTTCACCGACGACGGCTTCTATCGCACCGGCGACCGTGTGCAGCAGCTGCCCGGAGGCTACCTGGTGGTGCAGGGCCGCGCCGGTGACCACATCAACCGTGCGGGCGAGAAGATCTCCGCCGAAGAGATCGAAGACCATCTGCTGGCGCACCCCGGCGTGTTTGATGCCGCCGTGGTCTCCATTCCCGATGAGTATCTGGGCGAGCGCAGCTGTGCGTTCGTGATCGCGCAGGGCGAGCCGTTCAAGGCACCGGCTCTGAAGTCCTGGATGCGCGGGCGCGGCCTGGCGGCGTTCAAGGTGCCCGACCAGGTCGTGTTCGTCGACAGTTTCGATACCACTGCGGTCGGCAAGATCAGCCGCCGCGAACTGCGCGCGCAACTGCGTGCGCGTCATCTGCAACAGACAGGAGGAACGCGCTGA